The following DNA comes from Anopheles arabiensis isolate DONGOLA chromosome 3, AaraD3, whole genome shotgun sequence.
GGGTCACGGTGGGCGTCGTTTACATTCCTGGCGAGTGCGATTTTTCCCTACCAAACGCACTAGAATGCAAACGCAGTTCAATGCACTAAAGAAATGGAGGCTGTTATTTCCTCGTTTGATTGCGTCGTTGGTAAGCAGTGGCATTTAAAAGACCGTTCACCCCATTTTGTTCGAAGGGTTTGAGCTGATGCACAATGAAGTTTTGTATTTCTTTTGCTAGTctgattttgttcttttataTAATAAACTTATCCAAAATGAGACAAATGAGacatcatattttatttttgcaatattatttttcttttaattctaTTTCTATTGTTTGCATTTCACGGATACTTTCAATCTAAAAAGATTCATATCTTTTAAATCTTTTCACAATTATTTATATAGTTTGACAACGGTTTACAATTTCAATAAGTATTACATTTTTCTCtaattattattcatttcattaaattacactaaatatatatttataaatatttatgtcAGAAAAATTTTACTTGGGGAGCGCTCTGATAGAAATATTGTTTCATATACCAATTCAAATTATTAAGTCGGTATACATGAAACGATTATgtaagtttgatttttttcacaaTTTCAGGCCTCATAATTTAGTTCAACTATTATTTCTATAGTCTACCATTAAGGTTTCACTGAAACTCTTGAACATATCTTAAACTAAATTTAATTGGAGTAATAGTCAtcatataatataaaaattcGAAAcaagttcaataaaaaacagAATAGAGTTACAATCAAAAGAATAATACACAACtatcaacaaaaaactgggagattagaaaatgaaatagaaaaagTCTGCGGAGCGAATTAAAGAACAGAAGGTGGTTTGATACTTGAAGAAGCATctattttttacatattttaaaaaataaaaaacacattcttGCTGAGCAGGCCAACGAGACAGAGAGATACATACCTTCAAAAAGGACTAAAACGTAAATTGTAATACAAATTAAAACTCAAAATTAAGGCATTACCCTAGCTTAAAGCTTAAATAGCTTTAAGTATGGTTTTTTACTGTTGCTTGGAAAGgcatcaatttatttgatttactATTATGTGTGCATCTTTTATACCATTGTTCAGCAGCTATTATTCATTAAAAGAActacattttaaattaaagttACATGTAAAATGTTCAATGAAAATAGCATCTTTATAATACTCAAAAAGGTCCTTTTTGAGAAGATTTTAATTAAAGCCAGACAGTAATTCGTAATTCCCAAGTTACATGCCAGTAATGAACGAAATTCCACACAAATCTCTCGCCCCAACGAAATATCTTCTATTGTGCGTGCTTCGCTCCGTGCGCGTATTAAAGGCAAAACGTCTGTCAAATGGCAAATCAACAAACGTACCCATTTGCACAGTTCACGCTACTGTTTGACTAGTCCTGCCAAAGCCCAATCGTATTCGCCCGCTAAACCCCGTACCTTTATCGTTAGGTGCGTACGATGGTTGTGTATTCTTGCTGTGGGATAGAACGTCGTACTGTGCTTTGGATGTTTCCGTTGTCGTCTGTGCCCACAACACACGCGTCTGTGGTTCTGCATCCAAGAATCAATGCACCGAACGCAATTGCGCAAGAGAAGTGCATCACGTACCTAGTAGGGAGCGCGCACAAAAACGAGCGCTAAATAGATGTGCCTGAGCCGCCGTCCAGACAAACGTCATCCATTCTACGGCCACTTGCGCGGTGAAACTCCTTCCTTTTAAAACGCGCGAGTGCAGTGGGCTGGGCAAACATGGGCGGTGGGTTggaaaaatttcattttcgcACATTCTCACGATCGAGCAGATGCGGTTAGCGCCTGGAACGTTGAAGAAACGGAAGCGGAATCCGACCGGTCGACCGGTCGTTCCCAGTTCCGAGCTAAGCGTGGAAACGTGTTGTCGTACCATTGCCGATGGCTTTTGGTTGGTTCTGTGTCGGTCGGTTTGCGAGGTTGGCGGTTCCTTCGCCCGCTCGGCTTTGCGGCCGAATGTGTAAACAATGCAACGCGCAAAGTGCACTCGAAGAAAGCCGTTGTGGGCCGTGGCTGGGTGGGTTCGCGAGCTCCGACGATACACGGTCACGGTGCTCAGGGATTTGCAGCATCTACGTGCAGTGTGCgcaaaaagtacaaaaaaaacatcgtccCGAAGGAGTGGAAATGCAATTAAGTGCGCTTTGCACttgcaaaaatcaaatgtttgtTCAGTGGAGTGCATATAAATTGCTTTTAATTGATTCGCCTTACGGGCGGGCGGGTTCGGTGCACCCGGTCCTTTCGTCATTGTCGACCTGCGTACGAGACGTCGTAGTGCATCGATAATCCGACTGCTCCTTTTAAAAAGCCTccaccttcacacacacatactcatgGAATGAGTTTAGTGCGTTTAGTCAGAATCAACTCAATCAGCTCAAACGCGAACGAACGCTGTAACGATCGAACCGTAAAAAGGAATTCAACAAACTCTCGCCCCAACAAACACGCCCACCCCGAACAGGTGCTTCAGCTGGCAGGTCAGCAAGCTCAGCTCAGACAAACAAGATAAGGAACTAACGAGAAATGTGGATAAACGACTGAAACTCAATCAGCAAATCCAATGAACTCTGACGCCCCCTGCCCGAGAGTGTGGGATCGTTCAATTCGCGTTTCGTTAATCAAACACGTAGAGAGCGCGCGCGGAGTTATTAACATCTTTTTGTGTTATTATACTGCAGTGCTGGTGTGCGGTGTTGAGCGACTGTGCTGAAGTGGTAGTAAATCCCCAGGAAGGATGTTTGCGGTGGGAGAGGGATTAGGGCGAAACTATCGCTCGTTGACTTCCACTCAGAAGCAATCAGTACATCGATTAACGTGAAACTCCCTGTTGGGGGATGAGTCTTACGTTATGGGTAGTGTCGTTGGgatggagctttttttttaaatgatgctGGAGATGTTTTATTGTAAGCGGGAATTATTCGTTCATTTAAATTGTGTGCAGATCCTAATGCAATTTATTGTTTGAAATGTGGTTTGAAGTAATGGACGAAACGAAATGGACGAATGGGCTGAATAATTAACGAAATAAGCAATTGTTTCTGATTGTCCGcgtgtaattattttttattttactgtttacttttacttttttacttttatcgtACTTAAAATgtcaattatatttttataataacaTTTAGTATATTTTGAGTCAAAATTCATATTCATTTAACTTATCGCTTTCCACTTCGTCAATCATATATTAAAAAGAATCCTGGTCAACTGGATTTGCTATAAAGTTGGAGTTTAAGTCAATAAATCGTAGAATGTAAAAACTAGATCAACTGAGTTTGTTCCAGAATTTACAATAAAGTCTGCTCAGGATTTCGCATTAGGAAATTGCTCAATCAACCCATCTTAGCAGGTTTGAGTTTTGACTTATTGAACTACCGCCAAGTCAAAACCAGCAATCGATCCTCACACTCTTTGAAATACCATAGAATCCTTATTCTAACGACAAAGAGGGTCGTACAGGTGTCGCACTTCTTGTTGTTGATGGCCAGCACAAAAGCCATTGTTTTAAGGTTTGGCACTCTACTAGGCACCAGCTTCGAGCGAGGAACAGCACAATGTATGGATGCTACACTTAACGGTGTTCCATTCCTCGCATTCCTTAATGCTTTCTTCAATTGCAGAATAGTTGTCCATGACTTCTGGTTGTTTTTGCGAAAGTAATCGATGGCAGAAGCAAAATAGATCAAATGTTTCTTTTCCCATCTTTCCCTGAGCGGCAGAGTGTCTTCCCTTTGGTGATATGATGTTAATATCCATAGTACTCTAATTGCATCAAGTTATTACAAGTGTGCACACGATCCAAACCCTGTTTTGTTAACAAATTTGATGCCTCATACCTACCATACATTAGATTAGATAGATTGGATGGATACATTATACATTATTACCAATTAAATATAAAAGTATCCATTGTTCCCACGGCTTCCGTCTTTACTTAACTATCCGTTATtgtaaaaaacatttaataagGAACATTTAATAAATTAGTTACAACTAGATCGGTTTTGTACCATTTTGTATAGACATAAAGGCTTGGAGTTTATGGCTGAAACGTTTTTGGCAGTAAACGGATGCTAATGTTAAAGTATATTGGCCCTGTCTTCGACGCTTTTCTAgagtgtttatgtttatgatttCAAGTCATTTGTCCAGTCATTGCTGgtattggtttgttttatcgtGTCCCTGTTCTCGTCGATCTGGTTTAAGAAACTAAAATTCGTCAAATAAAAAGACAACACACTCGCCGAATTCCTATTGACACACCATGACACGATGCTCCTTACCGCACACGGCGCTTCACATTAGGTATTCAGTCACTCAAACATCGCCGCATGGTTGCCCAGAGTGTATTTATTgcttaacactttaagcgccgtgtcatataaattcgcatgacggttttgctcGCCGTTCAGCTTTGCttctgacgctcagtgattctctcgagaacgaatgaggtaggaaagagagaacgagaacgacatgtgctacgccgcttatcgcaatgaaacaaaagagtgataacaatgtcacgagaaactgtcgctctcatcgctctcttgccatgcgctacgtgctcattcaaaaactgtgacgtcaggccggcggtcaaagtgttaagtATAGCTACTCCTTTAGTATAGCTAAGCTTCTTAGACACTATGAACACTATAGTATCGACCGTAGGAGGCGACTTTATAGAGCTATAACGAACCTATGTTGCATATGTCTAGAAGTTTTAACTCGTCCTAGACATACTTTGATTAGAACCAAAGTGGCATTAGTGCCAATCAGCTATTAGCTTTATTTAACACTGTTGACCACAATTAATGTTAGATCGTTAAGTAACACATGGTGTTCAGATAGTTGGGATAAGTTGCTTAGGCCGCAACGTAGGCCACGCCAATATTACCCTAAATAAATAAGTCGTAACGTTGTTACTGCTTTCTTCTtttatgtatgttttgttACAACATAAATGCGATGAAGAGTTACAGTTGTctgaaataaagtaaaaatcCGTATAAAACTATTGGTTTTTAATTGTTGATATTTATTATAAAATCATTATATATTTTAGACTCAGTTTTAATCAGTTTAAAGTTATATTTTGTTAGATTCAAACGCAATCCTTCAATGAAACAAGTAAAATCGTAAACAAAAAGCCTCTGCCGGCGGTAATTACACCTCATTCATACCAATGGCGAGTTTAACGAGCCCAGCTAAATAGCAACAGCtaattgttttctatttttcaccACATTTTCATTCACCTCCCcattcatttttcatgttcgtgtgcaaaaaatatatttcactCAAAGGATaaaacacaaatcaacaatcgttagaaaaaaaaaacaaccttaaaCTCCACGCTTTAATTCCTATTGGAATAGGTAGAATGAACAAATGCTCTAAACTGCTCCATTCATTGCCAATTGGAAACGGAATTGAATTCTGACCTAATTAATCGTGTCATCAATTTGGgctcaaacaaacacacacaaatgcagtACAAATGAGCCCCTCGATTGTGATTCATTTGGGGTAATTGATTTAGAATTCTAAAAATACGCTATCAGCCCTTTATCAGCCAGAGCTTGCAAACCTACACCAAATGGCCGGCGATGAATAGCCACTAATTATCCGATGATTAGCGTTTTCAACATTAGTTTACACTCGCCCTCCCCTTTTTTCGGATCAATTTTCTTCCACATTTATTCTAACcgtattgatttgttttcctctcCGCAAAAAACCAACAGATCAAACTAGTCGACGTGGAAAAGGTGGAATGGCTGAACCGGCGGTCGTACAGCGCGATAGGCCTGCTTCTCGGCTCGCGAGAAGGGCGCGTCCTGTTGCGCAGCGACCAGGGCCTGGAGGATTGGTTCGAGCTGCTGGAGGAGTGCACGCTGAGCAGCAAGGAGCGGCGTCGTGCTCTTCGACTAACGCAAGGGCCACGATCGCGCGCCTCGCTAGCGGCCCCCGTGTCTGCGGCCTCACTGCAGAGCAACCACCTCGGGCTCGGCGGTACCTACTCCGGTGCGATCGAGGATTGGCTCATGTCCCGGCACCAGAAAACGGGCGCCCAGCGCTTCAACCACATTCTGCTCTCCGACTCCGTGCCCGACCTGAGCTCGATCAACGAGAACGGGCTGTGCAGTGGACTGCTGACGAACCACTCGACGCCGAAGAAGGTGCCGAACGCACGCCACAACCtgtccggtggtggtggtggtggtggttcgagCAATGGCTACAGCAGCCACAACGGCAGCCTGTACAATGGCTTCCCGTACTCGCCGCTGAAGAAGCTGGCGGACAACTTTGTGAACGGCAACCACAGCTACACGCTGCACGACGATCtcgaggaggaggtggagctGCGCCGTGGCGGCCGTTACCGTGACAATGACGACCTGTACAGACGGCCGCTCGGTCCGGGCGGGAACGATAGTAGCCGCCATTCGTGTAAGTATCTTCGAGTGGCTGTTACATATCTTTTCGTTTGCTAAATTACAACTTCACTCCAACAGTCTTAACGGATCTGGACTATGCCGGGTGTGACAGTGGGCTCGATACGCCACCGTCCACCCACCGTCCGTCGAGCTGCCGGGACAACATCTACTTTGCCTCGGCGTACAACAACCATCACGCGCACGGGTCCGGATTCCTCGGCAAGGACAAGACGACCGACACCGGCATCAGCTCGTCCCGTGGTACGCTTGTCTCGCCGGCGAGCAGCATTCGCCACGGGTACGTCAACGTGCAGCACTTTAACGGCAACGGTGGCAgtaacaacaccaccaccaacaacaacaaccatctgAACAGCTACGGATCTCGGTAAGTTTGTGCTAAAAGCTGTGCTGAGGATTAATATAAAACACGAGAGAATTTCATTATAATTtgcctttttctctttctcgctgGCGCAACCACCGCAACTCATCAGCTACAGCGTGCAGGAGCAAAAGATCCTTCGCGCGCGCAACACGGAGGAGAACAAAAACTCGATCCGCTCGGTACGGGCCGAGTTTTTCGACCAGAGCAAGtacagcaacggcagcaacagcaacaatcaTACCctcaacaacaataacaaccacatcaacaacaatggtagtggtggtggcggtggccatCATGCGCAACACTTCCATccgcaccaccatcagcacgTGGTGCATCAGCATCCGAACGGTGGCGCTGTCGGCAGCAATGGCAACATTCATCAGCATTTTAACGGGCttaacaacaaccacaaccacaaccacagcaacagcagcagcagcaacaataataacaacaatggTAATGGGAATGGTGGAACGTTGAGCGATCGCGCCTCGATCCTGTCGGGGAACGGTAATGGAGGCGGCAATGGCACGGGCTCGACGCAGCGTGATCGCTACCAGCAGCATCCGGCCCTCGCTGCCATCATCAACGAATCGCAGGGAATGAAATTCAGAGGTAGGTGAAAAGAATGGgtaaaggaagaaaaagaaaggtgTAATGTTCCCATGGTTTATTGATCACCATTGATCTCATGGTGTAATCTCGGATTATAGTTTCAGTGAAATTGAACGTAAAATGTTGGGGTTTTCtgctatatttcattaaatattaatcagAATATGGCTTATCCTACATCAAAAAGATATTAAatttagtgatgtgctctttgaagcgcacccacgactctgatacgactccgactattgttagtctgATActgactccggcaaaatccgagctactagttccgcccggagtccACGGAGTCGTCCatagtcgcccggagtcgtccggagtcgttcggaatcgtctgaaGTCGTTTTGAGTTGAAATCGACTGGAATCGAAGTCtgtcggagtcaacaggagccgaCCGGTGAAATGTGCTTGGGATCAGggatttcattgtttttttagtgtttCACTTTGCACGTGCACTTCGAATACCGgtctttgtttcgaaggccaATTCCGGCCgattccggacaactccgactccaacCGATACCgtacgactctggacgactcctactccgaacgattctgaATTATTCTgagcgactccgaacgactccggatgactccg
Coding sequences within:
- the LOC120899972 gene encoding GATA zinc finger domain-containing protein 14, whose amino-acid sequence is MRVTSESNSGPPSRTPSIMDSPTLVRVERARLRQEATDAGGQRPGSGQREDSLERCLLDPKKSLLIGRIPVAQMTGPIKRGLLWQQRDRLFSRWKERYFILTRDYLNCFKRATGSASEKISDMGQFIFKIKLVDVEKVEWLNRRSYSAIGLLLGSREGRVLLRSDQGLEDWFELLEECTLSSKERRRALRLTQGPRSRASLAAPVSAASLQSNHLGLGGTYSGAIEDWLMSRHQKTGAQRFNHILLSDSVPDLSSINENGLCSGLLTNHSTPKKVPNARHNLSGGGGGGGSSNGYSSHNGSLYNGFPYSPLKKLADNFVNGNHSYTLHDDLEEEVELRRGGRYRDNDDLYRRPLGPGGNDSSRHSFLTDLDYAGCDSGLDTPPSTHRPSSCRDNIYFASAYNNHHAHGSGFLGKDKTTDTGISSSRGTLVSPASSIRHGYVNVQHFNGNGGSNNTTTNNNNHLNSYGSRYSVQEQKILRARNTEENKNSIRSVRAEFFDQSKYSNGSNSNNHTLNNNNNHINNNGSGGGGGHHAQHFHPHHHQHVVHQHPNGGAVGSNGNIHQHFNGLNNNHNHNHSNSSSSNNNNNNGNGNGGTLSDRASILSGNGNGGGNGTGSTQRDRYQQHPALAAIINESQGMKFRDRSYSDCQQAPRPRQWTNNTPSPKRIPFLGTPPTRV